From Rhodococcus sp. B7740:
GGATCCCGACACTGCGCTGTCGGGAATGCCTGTCGTAGAGCCGATTTCGGTCGATCCCGTCGCTGTCGCGGCTGCGCTCGAGCTGGCCTGAGTTGACGGAATCTCCGGCCATGACGACGACACTGCCCATCGGGCTGACGGTCACCGCGCGCGTCCCGGCGTCGAGTGCCAACATCGGGCCCGGATTCGACAGTCTCGGAATCGCTTTGGGGCTGTACGACGAGATCGAGGTCAAGACCACCGCGTCGGGACTTCGGATTCACGTCGACGGTGAGGGTTCGGCGGACGTGCCGTGGGGCCCGACGCATCTGGTGGTGCGCGCCATCGAGCGGGGACTCGAAGCGGCCGGAGTGTGGGCCGACGGCCTGGATGTGCACTGCCGCAACGTAATTCCCCATTCGAGGGGGCTCGGATCCTCGGCGTCGGCTGTGGTCGGGGGCCTGGCGGCTGCCAATGCGCTCGCTGCGAAGGTGGATCGGTCGCTCGCGCTGTCGGAGGGCCAGCTCGTCCAGCTGTCGTCGGAATTCGAGGGTCATCCCGACAACGCGTCCGCGAGTTGCCTCGGCGGTGCGGTCGTGTCGTGGAGCGAACCGCCCAATGCCAGTGTGACGGCGCGCAAGTACGCGGCCGTTCGGCTCGAGGTGCACCCGAGCATCAA
This genomic window contains:
- the thrB gene encoding homoserine kinase yields the protein MTTTLPIGLTVTARVPASSANIGPGFDSLGIALGLYDEIEVKTTASGLRIHVDGEGSADVPWGPTHLVVRAIERGLEAAGVWADGLDVHCRNVIPHSRGLGSSASAVVGGLAAANALAAKVDRSLALSEGQLVQLSSEFEGHPDNASASCLGGAVVSWSEPPNASVTARKYAAVRLEVHPSIKVVVLVPSERSSTSHTRGLLPELVPHRDAAFNVSRSALAVVALTERPDLLMSATEDLLHQGQRAQALPDTTRWIATLRARSIAAVVSGAGPTVMALCTDEFPADLREAASAEGWRVLDLDVADGVTVA